A single Polynucleobacter acidiphobus DNA region contains:
- a CDS encoding ArnT family glycosyltransferase gives MQAPISIPSILFGLVLACITYLYGVDSRFAPKNGDEYPYTHIVRMTNAADAWLPLQSDMVGIKNTKPPLLFWQGMLSTDHGNAWSLFSLRWPSLVYTALTAILIGLCAIAISKNGLTGMLAGIIWLAFFNTYRYGRPYLAEPPEIFWLSLPFFLLLIVGKRLTDSKFVFPLMAGFAFGCALLYKSAAYIVPACLVLTLWYWQWRDRRVMECIRRDLPKVISIGLIALGLFALWFVLDPDPRAIWNEFVIGENAGKFAARNTSYLKDFVWGGDGVGMLFVTGVANAGFLTFAVFNLFYLAIRNRKTMSTEEKLLWIWIAVFFIIFSLPSQRSGRYLLPIMPAIAILLAMHWQQLNRWTLWIGLLLQGIVLVALAWLSWNIHLWSYPIWHWFLLIGAIGIVLAGLVQTRFTKTATLLACFLTMLSLSSSIMPLDGAAGRFDTKTIAALQGKTVWFPCDFRAKDEEYRFLIPGAEIKGYPASEAKNLTQLANRYAYFAVQAPVNAKFVPCPDCEVIGERLEMRARHSSDEIKAMLLGQVSDNLFVKEYIVFAPFNIGKDSAAEKDACR, from the coding sequence ATGCAAGCGCCCATTTCAATTCCATCCATTCTGTTTGGGCTCGTTCTAGCTTGCATTACTTATCTTTATGGGGTCGATAGTCGCTTTGCCCCCAAGAATGGCGATGAATATCCTTATACCCATATTGTTCGCATGACCAATGCAGCCGATGCATGGTTACCGCTGCAGTCTGACATGGTCGGTATTAAAAATACTAAGCCGCCATTGTTATTCTGGCAGGGGATGTTATCAACCGATCATGGTAATGCATGGTCACTTTTTAGTCTGCGCTGGCCAAGTTTGGTCTACACCGCACTTACTGCCATCCTAATTGGGCTCTGCGCAATAGCGATTAGTAAAAATGGATTAACTGGGATGTTGGCCGGGATTATTTGGCTTGCCTTTTTTAATACCTATCGCTATGGGCGCCCATACTTAGCCGAGCCCCCGGAGATCTTTTGGCTCTCCCTCCCATTTTTTCTGTTGCTGATTGTTGGCAAACGACTCACTGACTCTAAATTTGTATTTCCTCTAATGGCGGGGTTTGCCTTTGGTTGCGCATTACTCTATAAGTCGGCGGCCTACATCGTTCCTGCCTGCCTCGTATTAACCCTGTGGTACTGGCAATGGCGTGATCGTCGGGTGATGGAATGTATCCGGCGTGATCTCCCTAAGGTGATCTCGATTGGCCTGATTGCATTAGGCTTATTTGCCCTATGGTTTGTGCTTGATCCGGACCCACGAGCGATCTGGAATGAATTCGTGATTGGTGAGAATGCAGGTAAGTTTGCAGCCAGAAATACGAGTTATCTGAAGGACTTCGTCTGGGGCGGAGATGGCGTGGGCATGCTCTTTGTGACCGGAGTAGCCAATGCTGGATTTTTAACATTCGCGGTATTCAACCTCTTTTATCTGGCAATCCGTAATCGCAAGACAATGAGCACTGAAGAGAAGTTGCTATGGATTTGGATCGCGGTGTTCTTCATCATCTTTTCTCTTCCAAGTCAGCGTTCGGGTCGATATCTACTACCGATCATGCCAGCGATTGCGATCTTACTAGCCATGCATTGGCAACAACTCAATCGCTGGACCTTATGGATTGGCTTGCTATTACAGGGCATTGTCTTGGTGGCTTTGGCATGGCTCTCCTGGAACATCCATCTTTGGTCCTATCCCATATGGCATTGGTTCTTACTGATTGGTGCAATCGGCATCGTTCTAGCTGGGCTAGTTCAGACCCGCTTTACCAAGACAGCGACATTACTGGCTTGTTTTCTGACCATGCTGAGTTTAAGTAGCAGTATCATGCCACTCGATGGCGCGGCAGGGCGGTTCGATACCAAAACCATTGCCGCACTCCAAGGTAAAACGGTATGGTTCCCTTGCGACTTTCGGGCCAAGGATGAGGAGTACCGCTTTTTGATTCCAGGCGCTGAAATCAAGGGCTATCCCGCAAGTGAGGCTAAAAATCTCACCCAGTTAGCTAATCGCTATGCCTATTTTGCAGTTCAGGCCCCGGTGAATGCCAAGTTTGTTCCTTGTCCCGATTGCGAGGTGATCGGTGAGCGCCTTGAGATGCGCGCTCGACACTCGTCTGATGAGATTAAGGCGATGCTATTGGGTCAAGTGAGCGACAATCTCTTTGTGAAAGAGTACATCGTATTTGCCCCATTCAATATCGGTAAAGATAGCGCCGCAGAGAAAGATGCATGCCGATGA
- a CDS encoding c-type cytochrome → MHFPSAHKLKVMGLSIGTVGLLSFSSLAVSQTSPANINQLSLAATCANCHGTNGVGVPNAGMPQINHLTPDAMFTQLKAFKSGARTGTIMHQLAKGYTDEQLQTISNVLGKK, encoded by the coding sequence ATGCACTTTCCATCTGCACATAAGCTCAAAGTCATGGGGCTTAGCATCGGTACCGTAGGTCTACTATCCTTTAGTAGCTTGGCGGTGAGCCAAACCAGTCCGGCTAATATCAATCAGCTCTCTTTGGCTGCTACATGCGCCAATTGCCACGGCACTAATGGAGTTGGTGTTCCAAATGCGGGCATGCCACAAATTAATCATTTAACGCCCGATGCGATGTTTACTCAACTGAAGGCCTTTAAGAGCGGCGCCAGAACTGGCACCATCATGCATCAGTTAGCCAAAGGCTATACCGATGAGCAACTCCAAACCATTTCCAACGTGCTTGGCAAAAAATAA
- a CDS encoding NAD(P)/FAD-dependent oxidoreductase, with the protein MDRRHFLGVSSAASLGVLAGCASSPPVNISKANVVVVGGGYGGATAAKYVRMFSNNTAQVTLIEPNPEFISCPMSNLVVGGYTTIANISTPYDNLTKRHGIKVVKDMVASIDPKQKTIRLASGGSMKYDKLILSPGIGLMMDTIKGLDKANQEGVTVQAWKAGAETVLLRKQLESMKDGGVYAISIPMAPYRCPPGPYERACQVASYFKQFKPKSKVLILDANDDVTSKGGLFKKAWASMYPGMIEYRPKHNVVAIDAKTKTLKFDVQDDVKADVLNVLPLMRAGDIAVKTGIANANARWVNVNYINFESTAAKDIHVLGDSIQIAPLMPKSGHMANSHAKVAAAAVVAELGGFEINQAPVLTNTCYSFVSSDEVVHVASVHQYDAKDKTFKTVPGSGGLSSEPTKLEGVYAWGWARNIWADSLG; encoded by the coding sequence ATGGATCGTCGTCACTTTCTAGGTGTTAGTTCAGCTGCTTCTCTCGGTGTATTAGCCGGTTGTGCAAGCAGTCCTCCTGTCAATATCAGCAAAGCCAATGTAGTCGTGGTTGGGGGTGGCTATGGTGGAGCAACAGCCGCTAAGTATGTGCGGATGTTCTCAAACAATACCGCCCAAGTTACCTTAATTGAACCTAATCCAGAATTTATTTCTTGCCCGATGTCTAACTTAGTGGTCGGTGGCTACACCACCATCGCTAACATCTCAACACCCTATGACAACTTGACCAAGCGTCACGGCATTAAGGTTGTGAAGGATATGGTGGCCTCCATTGATCCGAAGCAAAAGACGATTCGCCTTGCCTCCGGCGGCTCAATGAAGTATGACAAGCTTATCCTGTCACCTGGTATTGGTCTGATGATGGATACCATCAAAGGCTTAGATAAGGCTAACCAAGAAGGGGTTACGGTCCAAGCATGGAAAGCGGGTGCTGAAACCGTCTTGCTTCGCAAGCAACTCGAGTCCATGAAAGATGGTGGCGTCTACGCAATTTCCATCCCAATGGCACCCTATCGCTGCCCTCCTGGACCTTATGAGCGGGCCTGCCAAGTCGCTAGTTACTTTAAGCAATTTAAGCCCAAGTCCAAGGTATTAATCTTGGATGCCAATGATGATGTGACCTCCAAAGGTGGTCTATTTAAGAAAGCCTGGGCATCGATGTACCCCGGCATGATTGAATACCGTCCCAAGCATAATGTGGTTGCAATTGATGCCAAGACCAAAACACTGAAGTTTGATGTCCAAGATGATGTGAAGGCTGATGTTCTAAACGTTCTGCCCCTCATGCGTGCTGGTGATATAGCGGTGAAGACCGGTATTGCCAACGCGAATGCCCGTTGGGTCAATGTGAACTACATCAACTTTGAATCTACTGCTGCCAAAGACATTCATGTTCTTGGTGACTCGATTCAGATTGCACCACTAATGCCTAAATCAGGTCATATGGCGAACTCGCATGCGAAGGTTGCTGCAGCAGCTGTGGTTGCCGAGCTCGGTGGCTTTGAGATCAATCAAGCTCCTGTCCTTACCAATACTTGCTACAGCTTTGTTAGTTCCGATGAAGTGGTTCACGTTGCCAGTGTGCATCAGTACGATGCTAAGGATAAGACCTTCAAGACTGTTCCTGGTTCTGGTGGTCTATCGTCCGAACCCACCAAACTTGAGGGTGTTTATGCCTGGGGTTGGGCTCGTAATATTTGGGCGGATAGCTTGGGTTAA
- a CDS encoding TspO/MBR family protein — protein sequence MSAEWFTHYKPIIFAVVWGLVLALAGAWATDIGEWYKSLQQPAWKPPDWVFGPMWSTIFILAGIAFVMAYHRAPNQETIRMLVILFIVNGLFNFIWSVLYFRMQRPDWALIEAVGLWLSVLAIVLATRSYSPISSLLVLPYLAWVSVAMLLNWTTIQLNGPFGRG from the coding sequence ATGAGTGCGGAGTGGTTTACACACTATAAGCCGATCATTTTTGCTGTTGTTTGGGGTTTAGTGCTCGCATTGGCTGGGGCATGGGCTACCGATATCGGTGAGTGGTATAAAAGTTTGCAGCAGCCTGCTTGGAAACCACCCGATTGGGTATTTGGTCCCATGTGGTCGACCATCTTTATTCTTGCGGGCATCGCTTTTGTGATGGCGTACCATCGCGCCCCTAATCAAGAAACCATCCGGATGCTGGTCATTCTCTTCATTGTGAATGGCTTATTTAATTTCATTTGGAGCGTGCTTTATTTTCGGATGCAACGACCAGATTGGGCTTTGATTGAAGCGGTTGGGCTATGGCTTTCTGTATTGGCGATTGTGCTCGCTACCCGCTCATACTCACCCATATCAAGTCTCTTAGTGTTGCCATACTTGGCATGGGTCTCGGTCGCAATGCTTCTTAACTGGACCACGATTCAATTGAACGGTCCATTCGGTCGGGGCTAA
- a CDS encoding geranylgeranyl diphosphate reductase: protein MSTLETFDAVVVGGGPAGATAAGDLAKMGHTVLLLDRAGRIKPCGGAIPPRLIKDFEIPDELLVAKARSARMISPKNNQVDIPIEGGFVGMVDRDQFDEWLRVRAANDGATRRTGIFEKITRDTDGTAIVHYRIHSANRSEPEKTGAVRAKAIIGADGAKSGVGRQAIPGAKDVDYVFAYHEIVRVPEAPPQGYDGSRCDVFYQGTLSPDFYGWIFPHGNTMSIGTGSADKGFSLRGAVGQLKKLTNLENTELLRHEGAPLPMKPLKKWDNNRDVILAGDAAGVVAPASGEGIYYAMVGGRLAADSVHELLVTGNVKALAQARKRFMKEHGTVFLVLGIMQRFWYGSDKRRERFVKMCEDKDVQRLTFESYMHKKLVRKDPMAHIKIFFKDMAHLLGMAKV from the coding sequence ATGAGTACCCTAGAAACCTTTGATGCAGTGGTCGTTGGTGGCGGGCCCGCAGGGGCCACTGCCGCAGGCGATCTTGCCAAAATGGGACATACCGTCTTATTGCTTGATCGTGCAGGGCGTATCAAACCTTGTGGTGGTGCAATTCCCCCGCGCCTGATCAAAGACTTTGAGATTCCTGATGAGTTATTGGTGGCTAAAGCCCGTTCAGCACGAATGATCTCCCCCAAAAATAATCAAGTGGATATTCCCATTGAGGGCGGCTTTGTCGGAATGGTCGATCGTGATCAATTCGATGAGTGGCTTCGAGTCCGAGCAGCCAATGATGGTGCCACGCGTCGTACTGGTATTTTTGAGAAGATTACTCGCGATACCGATGGCACCGCAATTGTTCACTACCGAATTCACTCAGCCAATCGATCGGAGCCGGAGAAGACCGGCGCAGTCCGAGCGAAGGCAATTATTGGTGCCGATGGCGCAAAATCAGGAGTAGGGCGTCAAGCTATCCCTGGGGCTAAAGATGTGGACTATGTGTTTGCCTACCATGAGATTGTTCGGGTACCTGAGGCGCCTCCTCAAGGTTATGACGGATCGCGTTGCGATGTGTTTTATCAAGGAACGCTATCCCCTGACTTCTATGGTTGGATCTTTCCCCATGGCAATACCATGAGTATTGGTACCGGCAGTGCGGATAAAGGGTTCTCATTGCGCGGAGCTGTGGGCCAACTCAAGAAATTAACTAATCTTGAAAATACCGAGCTACTCCGTCACGAGGGTGCGCCCTTACCCATGAAGCCTCTAAAAAAATGGGATAACAATCGGGATGTGATTTTGGCTGGCGATGCTGCCGGAGTCGTTGCTCCCGCATCCGGTGAGGGGATCTATTACGCTATGGTCGGTGGTCGCCTAGCCGCAGACTCAGTGCATGAGTTGTTGGTAACGGGAAATGTTAAGGCTTTGGCTCAGGCGAGGAAACGTTTCATGAAAGAGCACGGTACGGTCTTTTTGGTTCTTGGGATCATGCAACGTTTTTGGTATGGTAGCGATAAGCGGCGTGAGCGTTTTGTCAAAATGTGCGAAGATAAAGACGTTCAACGTTTAACCTTTGAGTCGTATATGCACAAGAAATTAGTCCGCAAAGACCCCATGGCCCACATCAAAATCTTCTTTAAAGATATGGCCCACCTTTTGGGTATGGCTAAGGTATGA
- a CDS encoding BCD family MFS transporter produces MTSNMTTLNWFGIARLGLVQASLGAVVVLTTSVLNRVMVIELALPALLPGLLVAMHYLVQFIRPRMGFGSDRSGRSTPWIQGGMVILASGGVLAASAVALMSRDVSWGISLAFIAFMMIGLGVSASGTALLVLLAKRVDEKRKAAAASCVWLMMIFGFAMTAGISGKLLDPFSFERLIMVSLGVSCLALVVSFIALHGLEPKSLAQAAQNANEPKLRFKEALAEVWQESRVRRFTVFVFISMLAYSSQDLILEPFAGTAFGLTPGETTSLSGLQHAGVLCGMLLCGFVTSRSKNPNLSSLRMWTVGGCIASSLAMLSLVMSGLVGPGWPFFSTVFILGVSNGAFSIAAIGSMMQFAGMGKERREGVRMGVWGAAQAIAFGLGGILGTGASDLARYLLGDPVTAYASVFFIEAILFMAAAILSFYIRPIERITKSQSMESSIPRQLISHGGSS; encoded by the coding sequence ATGACGTCAAATATGACCACTCTCAATTGGTTCGGAATCGCTCGCTTAGGTCTAGTGCAAGCCTCCTTGGGTGCGGTGGTGGTTCTGACCACATCGGTCTTGAACCGAGTGATGGTGATTGAGCTTGCGCTTCCTGCCTTATTACCTGGATTACTGGTCGCGATGCATTATCTGGTGCAATTTATCCGACCCCGTATGGGTTTTGGCTCCGATCGCAGTGGTCGCTCTACGCCTTGGATTCAGGGCGGGATGGTGATTCTGGCTAGTGGTGGAGTATTAGCCGCAAGTGCTGTAGCCCTAATGAGTCGTGATGTCAGTTGGGGTATTAGCCTCGCTTTCATTGCCTTCATGATGATTGGCTTGGGAGTCAGCGCAAGCGGTACCGCCTTACTGGTACTCCTAGCAAAACGTGTGGATGAGAAACGTAAGGCTGCTGCTGCAAGTTGTGTTTGGCTCATGATGATCTTTGGCTTTGCCATGACCGCAGGAATTAGCGGAAAACTACTCGACCCATTTTCATTTGAACGCCTCATCATGGTCTCACTTGGCGTGTCGTGTTTAGCCTTGGTCGTCAGCTTCATTGCTCTGCATGGGCTTGAGCCTAAATCGTTGGCACAAGCAGCACAAAATGCCAATGAACCCAAACTGCGCTTTAAAGAGGCCTTGGCTGAGGTGTGGCAAGAGTCGCGGGTGCGGCGCTTTACCGTATTCGTTTTTATCTCGATGTTGGCGTATAGCTCGCAAGATTTAATCTTAGAGCCATTTGCAGGTACTGCGTTTGGTCTAACGCCTGGAGAAACGACGAGCCTTTCGGGCCTTCAGCATGCAGGCGTACTTTGCGGGATGCTTTTGTGCGGATTTGTTACGAGCAGAAGTAAGAATCCTAATTTATCGTCCTTGCGGATGTGGACGGTCGGAGGTTGTATTGCCTCATCGCTCGCTATGTTGAGTTTGGTGATGTCTGGATTAGTGGGCCCTGGTTGGCCATTTTTTAGTACGGTATTTATCTTGGGCGTATCGAATGGCGCGTTTTCAATCGCCGCGATTGGCTCCATGATGCAATTTGCTGGTATGGGCAAGGAGCGTCGCGAAGGTGTACGAATGGGTGTTTGGGGTGCGGCGCAAGCAATTGCTTTTGGTTTGGGTGGTATTTTGGGAACTGGAGCAAGTGATCTTGCGCGTTATTTATTAGGTGACCCAGTGACCGCCTACGCGAGTGTGTTCTTCATTGAAGCCATTTTATTTATGGCTGCTGCAATCCTGTCCTTTTATATCCGACCGATTGAACGAATTACTAAATCCCAGTCGATGGAATCATCAATCCCTCGTCAGCTTATTTCCCATGGAGGATCATCATGA
- the chlG gene encoding chlorophyll synthase ChlG → MEMGTSVLNQTSQRSWPTPFAILELLKPITWFPPMWAFACGVIATGVAITDRWQILLAGVLLAGPMVCATSQAINDWFDRHVDAINEPNRPIPSGRMPGRWGLYIAILWTGLSLLVGWWISPWAFVATLIGLFLAWAYSAPPLRLKQNGWWGNAACGLSYEGLAWFTGSAVMLGDVFPSAASITLALLYSIGAHGIMTLNDFKAIEGDRQMGVRSLPVQLGINGAAWNACLMMIIPQYLVVGFLYWHGSSFHALAILVLIIAQLLMMKYFLGDPVKRALFLSGFGVPLFVSGMMISAFAVGR, encoded by the coding sequence ATGGAAATGGGGACTTCGGTCTTAAACCAAACTTCTCAACGGTCTTGGCCAACTCCGTTCGCAATTCTGGAGTTACTAAAGCCCATTACGTGGTTTCCACCGATGTGGGCATTTGCCTGCGGAGTGATTGCAACCGGTGTGGCAATTACAGACCGTTGGCAGATCTTACTCGCCGGTGTACTACTGGCTGGCCCGATGGTATGTGCCACTAGCCAGGCGATCAATGATTGGTTTGATCGACATGTGGATGCGATTAATGAGCCCAATCGCCCGATTCCATCGGGACGTATGCCTGGACGTTGGGGTCTATACATTGCCATTCTTTGGACCGGTTTATCACTTCTGGTGGGTTGGTGGATTAGTCCTTGGGCATTTGTTGCCACCTTGATTGGTCTATTCTTAGCCTGGGCATATAGCGCGCCACCGTTACGCCTTAAACAAAATGGTTGGTGGGGGAATGCAGCATGCGGATTGTCGTACGAAGGCCTTGCGTGGTTTACTGGTTCCGCAGTGATGTTGGGGGATGTATTTCCTTCAGCCGCATCAATTACCTTGGCCTTGCTTTATAGCATTGGTGCGCACGGCATCATGACCTTAAATGACTTCAAGGCCATCGAGGGTGATCGCCAAATGGGCGTGCGTTCATTGCCCGTGCAATTAGGTATTAACGGAGCAGCGTGGAATGCCTGCTTGATGATGATCATCCCGCAATATTTAGTGGTTGGATTCTTGTACTGGCATGGCAGCTCATTTCATGCATTGGCGATTCTGGTCTTAATCATTGCGCAATTGCTCATGATGAAGTATTTCTTGGGGGATCCTGTGAAGCGCGCTTTATTCCTAAGCGGTTTTGGTGTCCCATTATTTGTGAGTGGCATGATGATCAGCGCCTTTGCGGTGGGGCGATAA
- the puhE gene encoding putative photosynthetic complex assembly protein PuhE, which translates to MSSFLFPMLYTIFLWWFGTGIILLLNQRPRSTHQATFWMSGMVLLFALVGLKTSANLNTVAGAYCGFTCALLVWAWQEIGFLLGYVTGSRRTPCPPDCKGIRKAIYAFQTISHHELALIVLGVAVAIATWGGSNLVGLWTFLILWAMRQSAKLNVFLGVLNLNEKFLPVHLQYMHSYFTKRAMNPLLPISILLACLVVLPLWQHAFAINASPYQIASSTILATLLSLAILEHIMMVLPFSTDGLWKWGLRS; encoded by the coding sequence GTGAGTAGCTTTCTCTTTCCAATGCTCTACACCATCTTCTTGTGGTGGTTTGGCACCGGAATCATTTTGTTACTCAATCAGCGTCCGCGTTCGACCCATCAGGCAACCTTTTGGATGAGCGGTATGGTTTTGCTGTTTGCCTTAGTTGGTCTAAAGACCAGTGCCAATCTCAATACAGTGGCTGGAGCATATTGCGGATTTACTTGCGCTTTATTGGTTTGGGCTTGGCAAGAGATTGGATTCTTATTAGGGTATGTCACTGGCTCTAGGCGCACCCCATGCCCGCCCGATTGCAAAGGTATACGCAAGGCCATTTATGCGTTTCAGACCATCTCGCATCACGAGTTGGCTCTGATCGTTCTGGGGGTTGCGGTAGCAATTGCCACGTGGGGTGGTAGTAATTTAGTGGGTTTATGGACCTTTCTCATCCTCTGGGCGATGCGGCAAAGCGCTAAGCTCAATGTGTTTTTAGGTGTATTAAATCTGAATGAGAAGTTCTTGCCGGTGCATCTGCAATACATGCATAGCTACTTTACTAAGCGGGCCATGAACCCTTTATTACCGATATCGATCCTCTTGGCATGTTTGGTGGTATTGCCTCTTTGGCAACACGCATTTGCCATTAATGCGAGCCCGTATCAAATTGCATCTTCGACCATTTTGGCGACCTTACTCTCGCTTGCCATCCTGGAACACATCATGATGGTCTTACCATTTTCAACCGACGGATTATGGAAATGGGGACTTCGGTCTTAA
- the acsF gene encoding magnesium-protoporphyrin IX monomethyl ester (oxidative) cyclase — protein MESAESLLRDQIPATPQINDSTKKALQDAMLSPRFYTTDFAEVDRTNIDALRSEWNVLMAEFAADINSDHFQRPADMSKNYSNVDPELYDEFVDFLISSITSEFSGCILYAEIKRKVKNEDMKLLYGYMARDESRHAGFINQWLKDFDIGIDLGFLAKAKKYTYFRPKFIYYATYLSEKIGYARYITIFRELEKKPELRFHPIFLWFERWCNDEFRHGEAFALIMRANPHLLTGLNKYWIRFFCLAVYSTMYVRDHSRPQLYKAMQISPTDYDKKVLRITNEITKQVFPISLNLDDPRFYECMNRMLALFQKMDVYKARGGLLAKVMVPLLGVRAGLVFARAYFLPVHNHELPRNVRLVPSW, from the coding sequence ATGGAATCCGCAGAAAGCCTATTACGAGACCAGATTCCGGCAACCCCACAAATTAATGATTCAACAAAAAAGGCATTACAAGATGCGATGTTGAGTCCACGGTTTTATACCACCGACTTTGCCGAAGTGGATCGGACCAATATTGATGCCTTACGTTCTGAGTGGAATGTGCTGATGGCTGAGTTTGCGGCCGATATTAATTCAGATCACTTTCAGCGGCCCGCTGATATGAGCAAGAACTATTCCAATGTGGATCCCGAACTCTATGATGAGTTTGTTGATTTCTTAATTAGTTCCATTACCTCGGAGTTCTCGGGATGTATTTTGTACGCCGAGATCAAGCGTAAGGTGAAGAATGAGGATATGAAGCTGCTCTATGGCTATATGGCTCGTGATGAGTCGCGCCACGCAGGCTTTATTAATCAGTGGTTAAAAGATTTTGATATCGGAATTGATCTTGGTTTCTTGGCGAAGGCTAAAAAATACACGTATTTCAGGCCCAAGTTTATTTACTACGCGACCTATCTTTCCGAGAAGATTGGGTATGCACGGTACATCACGATCTTTCGTGAGCTTGAGAAAAAACCAGAACTTCGTTTTCACCCGATCTTTTTATGGTTTGAGAGATGGTGTAACGATGAGTTTCGTCATGGCGAAGCATTTGCATTAATTATGCGGGCCAACCCGCATTTGTTAACGGGGCTGAATAAGTATTGGATTCGGTTCTTCTGCTTAGCGGTCTATAGCACGATGTATGTCCGCGATCATTCAAGACCACAGCTATATAAAGCCATGCAAATCTCACCTACTGACTATGACAAAAAGGTCTTGCGGATTACCAATGAGATTACTAAACAGGTATTCCCCATCTCCCTGAACTTGGATGATCCCCGTTTTTATGAGTGCATGAACCGCATGTTGGCCTTATTCCAAAAAATGGATGTGTATAAAGCCCGCGGAGGTCTCTTGGCAAAAGTCATGGTACCGCTCTTAGGAGTACGTGCTGGTTTAGTCTTTGCCCGCGCCTATTTCTTACCCGTGCATAACCATGAGTTACCCCGTAATGTTCGTTTGGTTCCCAGCTGGTAA
- the puhC gene encoding photosynthetic complex assembly protein PuhC — protein MSRSSSPLLSKTTVLVLALGAVAVFVAWVIQQSQQIARYPDAPAALIKQLRFEDRPDGSIAVVDYQTKQQVDVIIGEAGFVRGTLRTLAQERKRREISSEPPFELIARQDGRLTLADPSTGRMIDLESFGLINSQHFARLLRTDANQTQQR, from the coding sequence ATGAGCCGCTCATCATCACCCCTCTTAAGTAAAACAACGGTTCTGGTGCTCGCACTCGGGGCAGTAGCCGTGTTTGTTGCCTGGGTGATCCAGCAGTCTCAACAAATTGCGCGGTATCCCGATGCACCTGCAGCGCTCATCAAGCAACTGCGCTTTGAAGATCGTCCCGATGGCTCAATTGCAGTAGTCGACTATCAAACGAAGCAGCAAGTCGATGTGATTATCGGGGAGGCCGGCTTCGTGCGTGGAACATTACGGACCTTGGCGCAAGAGCGCAAGCGTCGCGAGATCAGTAGTGAGCCCCCCTTTGAATTAATTGCCCGTCAAGATGGGCGCTTAACCCTTGCTGATCCAAGCACGGGCCGCATGATTGATTTGGAGTCCTTTGGGCTTATTAATTCGCAGCATTTTGCACGCCTGCTTCGGACGGATGCAAATCAAACCCAACAACGTTGA
- the puhB gene encoding photosynthetic complex putative assembly protein PuhB: protein MSTIYQSPEHEFEAQPGLPEPLPQNEHILWQGKPDLKSFALHAAHLQWFALYFSAMVLLKIIAISRSTGGWAEEWPGFAWALGLSLCALTLLALLTYWSVNATMYTLTNRRLVMRIGIVLTITFNLPLKRLAQAGVHIYPDGSADIPIKLNPDDKIPFLHLWPHARAWKLAHPEPMMRCVPDGAKVAKLFADTWATMNQVELRSQPISQPELPASSYGQGMAIAKVSQSRT from the coding sequence ATGAGTACGATCTACCAATCCCCAGAGCACGAGTTCGAGGCACAGCCCGGGTTACCCGAGCCTTTACCTCAGAACGAGCACATTCTTTGGCAAGGAAAGCCAGACCTCAAATCATTTGCACTCCACGCAGCACATTTGCAATGGTTTGCACTCTACTTTTCTGCCATGGTGCTTCTCAAGATCATTGCGATTAGTCGCTCTACAGGCGGTTGGGCTGAGGAATGGCCTGGCTTTGCCTGGGCTTTGGGATTATCGCTTTGCGCATTGACCTTGTTAGCCTTGCTCACTTATTGGTCGGTCAATGCAACGATGTACACCCTAACCAATCGGCGCCTAGTGATGCGCATTGGGATTGTGCTAACGATTACATTTAATTTACCCCTCAAACGTTTAGCCCAAGCAGGTGTTCATATTTATCCAGACGGCAGTGCGGATATCCCCATCAAGCTCAATCCGGACGACAAAATCCCGTTCTTGCATTTGTGGCCCCATGCTCGCGCTTGGAAGCTAGCGCATCCCGAGCCCATGATGCGCTGCGTACCAGACGGTGCCAAGGTAGCCAAATTATTTGCAGATACCTGGGCAACGATGAATCAAGTTGAACTTCGCTCTCAGCCCATCAGTCAGCCCGAGTTACCCGCTAGCTCCTATGGACAAGGCATGGCCATTGCAAAGGTATCTCAATCGCGCACATGA